From the Chiloscyllium plagiosum isolate BGI_BamShark_2017 chromosome 10, ASM401019v2, whole genome shotgun sequence genome, the window cttaaactcgatccccctgttaatgaaagccaaaacgtcatatgttttcttaacgatcctatccacttgggtggcaactttgagggaactatctacttgcacacccagatccctctgttcctctacactgccaagaatcctgtctttaatcctatatccAAGCAtctgagtttgaccttccaaaatgcatcacttcacatttatccaggttgaactccatctgccatttctcagcccagctctgcatcctgtctttgTCGCAATGCAGtaaccctctatactatcgacgacacctccaacctttgtgtcatctgcaaatttactaacccacccctcaaccttgtcatccaagtcagttataaaaactacaaagagcagaggcccaaaaacagagccctgcgggaccccactcaacactgacctctaggcagaatacttcccatataagtgggcggcacggtggcacagtggttagcactgctgcctcacagcgccagagacctgggttcaattcctgcctcaggcgactgactgtgtggagtttgcacattagattagattacattacagtgtggaaacaggcccttcggcccaacaagtccacaccgacccgccgaagcgcaacccacccatacccataccccgacatttacccctacactacgggcaatttagcaaagtgCATAATGTGCACTGGATTGTTAAGcaacaaattgaaatattttaataagtGCCCTGCATCAAATCATAAATCTAAATTTAGATTTAGGCTCTTAGATATTCTGACCCAATACCAGCAACTTTGGACATtactgtttaaaatttaaaaaaaaacttactttgtTGAAATATCTTTTCCAGTCTGGTAGGCTTGTGCCTTCATTATTCTTTCCATATTACCTGACCATCCATACTGGCTGGCCACAAGTGCACTAGGAGAATCTGTGAGACGCTGGGACAGCACAGCCTtctcaatctttaaaaaaaaaagagaaaaaaaaaagtttaaaatttccTTTCAGCTTTATATTAGTGGACATAAGTGTCCttccaaaaatacaaaaaataCTTGAGTGATTTAATATATTAATTGATTGTCACTATAAGGTTCCATTTGAATTAAATTCTGCCTTCATTTACCACTTGGCATTTAGAAGTAACCTGTTCTTTGGAAATAGCATTTTCTTGCTAAGATTCTACAATGGAGTAGAAATTTACAAGGTTTACCTATTACTTTAAGTGTTATATCTGAagtttatttttgctgctgcAACAAGATTGAAGCATCCTCACATCCCAGTAAAAATGTGAACGAGCTTGTTATCTTAAGTGTGTCATTCAGTCACATACCTTATCTTTTAGTGCTTTGTCCTTTAGCCAGGTTAAGAGTGGCTCATACTCTTTCTCCATTGCTTCATGTTTCTCTTTAGCCTTTTCACTTTCATCAAATTTTAGCCCTTCTTTTGCAACATTCTGGAATCGCTTTCCATCAAATTCAGGCAAAGCTTGGATGCAGTATTCATCAACCGGTTCTGTCAGATATAGAACctcataacccttcttcagtagtCGTTCAACAAAGGGAGAAGATTCACCCTGTTAAAAAAAGTTGTTTATATTGTACAGTTTGAGTCAAGACTCCATTTTGCACAAAGTACTGTAGTATTATTCACATGGCAAGTATTACTTTTAGCACACCTGTTCATTTACAACTTTCTCAATGTTAACAATCGCACCTCTTTTCGGCTTGATCCAGCCATGAAGTATATCTTGTCTTGCTTCTCTTTCATCCTTTCCAAGTACTGCTCCAAGCTGGTCCGCTTGGTTTCATGGTTAGAGGACTGGAAACGTAGTAATTTGGCCAAACGTGTTCTGTTGGAGTGATCCTCAATTACACCTAGCTTAATATTAGTTCCAAATTCCTTCCAGAATTCATCTTCATACTTCTCCTCTGCAATCTTCTTGATCATATCTAGAGTTTTGCGTACAAGCTTCTTTCTAATAACCTTCAACAATTTGTGCTGTTGCAAAGTCTCACGGGACACATTCAGAGGTAGATCATCAGAATCCACCACACCCTTGATGAAATTCAAATACTTTGGCATCATGTCATGGAAGTCATCTGTGATGAACACTCTGCGAACAAATAGCTTAATGAAGTCTGATTTATTTGATCCGTATTCATCAAATAAACCACAGGGTGCAGTTTTAGGCACAAATAAGATAGACTTGAATGTGACTTCTCCTTCAGCAGTGAAGTGGCTATGAGCTATAGGTTCATCAGAATCCTTTGAGAAGATCTTGTAAAAAGCTGTATATTCTTCATCTTCTATTTCTTTACTTGGTCTTTGCCAGATTGGTTTGATATCATTCATCAGCTCCCAATCCCAGACTGTTTTCTCAACTTTCTTAGTTTTAGccttcttttcttcatcttcctcTTCAACTGCTGCCTCATCAGTTTCTTCTTTTTCCTTTGTTTCTTCCTCATTCATTGGTTCTTCTACAGTTTCTGTCTTGCTGCTCCAGATATATATAGGGAAGTTGATAAATTGAGAGTGTTTCTTTACAAGATTTTTGATGGTGTCCAGTTCAAGGTAGTCAGATGCCTCTTCCTTTAATACTAATGAAATAGTAGTACCACGTCCTAAGGTATTTCCTCGTGGATCCTCTATGATAGAGAACTCATTGGAGTCATATTCCCAGATGTGCTGTGTACCATTGTTGTGCTTTGATGTTACAATAACCTTATCTGCCACCAAGAAAGCGGAGTAAAATCCAACTCCAAACTGACCAAATCAACTCAGAGGTAGATTGATCATCACTTTGCATCTCTGTCAGCTTATTTAAGAATTCACTTGTTCCAGACTTTGCAATTGTGCCAAGGTTTTTAATCAGCTCATCCTTTGTCATTCCAAAGCCTGTATCCATGACATGCAACATGTTCTTCTCTTTGTCAGCCTTTATCTTAATGGTCATCTCTTCTGTGGCATGTAGTGCAGTATCATTTGTGAGAGATATCAACTGGATCTTGTCCAGAGCATCAGAAGCATTAGAAATCAGTTCACGGAGAAAtatttccttgtttttatacAATGAATTAATGATCAGCTTCATCATTCTGTTAACCTCTGCTTGAAACataaacattctccctgtgtctgcgtgggtttcctccgggtgctccggtttcctcccacggtccaaagacctgcaggtcaggtgaattggccatgctaaattgtctgtagtgttaggtaaggggtaaatgtaggggtatgggtaggttgcgcttcggcggggcagtgtggatttgttgggctgaagggcctgtttccacactgtaagtaatctaatctaatacaaccGCTCTCTGCCATCTGTCAGCCAGCcgattctgaatccagatagccaaatctccctgtatc encodes:
- the LOC122553881 gene encoding LOW QUALITY PROTEIN: endoplasmin-like (The sequence of the model RefSeq protein was modified relative to this genomic sequence to represent the inferred CDS: deleted 1 base in 1 codon), with the translated sequence MFQAEVNRMMKLIINSLYKNKEIFLRELISNASDALDKIQLISLTNDTALHATEEMTIKIKADKEKNMLHVMDTGFGMTKDELIKNLGTIAKSGTSEFLNKLTEMQSDDQSTSELIGQFGVGFYSAFLVADKVIVTSKHNNGTQHIWEYDSNEFSIIEDPRGNTLGRGTTISLVLKEEASDYLELDTIKNLVKKHSQFINFPIYIWSSKTETVEEPMNEEETKEKEETDEAAVEEEDEEKKAKTKKVEKTVWDWELMNDIKPIWQRPSKEIEDEEYTAFYKIFSKDSDEPIAHSHFTAEGEVTFKSILFVPKTAPCGLFDEYGSNKSDFIKLFVRRVFITDDFHDMMPKYLNFIKGVVDSDDLPLNVSRETLQQHKLLKVIRKKLVRKTLDMIKKIAEEKYEDEFWKEFGTNIKLGVIEDHSNRTRLAKLLRFQSSNHETKRTSLEQYLERMKEKQDKIYFMAGSSRKEGESSPFVERLLKKGYEVLYLTEPVDEYCIQALPEFDGKRFQNVAKEGLKFDESEKAKEKHEAMEKEYEPLLTWLKDKALKDKIEKAVLSQRLTDSPSALVASQYGWSGNMERIMKAQAYQTGKDISTK